A section of the Denticeps clupeoides unplaced genomic scaffold, fDenClu1.1, whole genome shotgun sequence genome encodes:
- the LOC114775304 gene encoding transmembrane protein 125-like: MAEMEPLRPVRPRSAGLRPDVTWLQRRVVEEQVEMWWFGEPAVSLLCYCASVALVLGLGLGGVGLLSTAASAVGASAVWRLGVGSALCLLALVVLLKQLLSSAVQDMGCVRSRRRVETLRSGGCLDPALLLAAGLSMSICGATLMGLSRPDMLVTAVVLLACGGAVTLGVALYCAVAFIRKQRERGRQRRSRGRRRRVYTITGQNSQPWRDSASSQASLI, from the coding sequence ATGGCCGAGATGGAGCCTCTCCGGCCGGTGCGGCCCAGGTCCGCGGGTCTCCGTCCGGACGTGACCTGGCTCCAGCGGCGGGTCgtggaggagcaggtggagatGTGGTGGTTCGGAGAGCCGGCGGTGTCCCTGCTGTGTTACTGCGCCTCTGTGGCCCTGGTGCTGGGTTTGGGTCTGGGCGGCGTGGGGCTCCTGTCCACAGCCGCCTCTGCGGTGGGGGCGTCGGCCGTGTGGAGGCTGGGCGTGGGCTCGGCGCTCTGCCTACTGGCGCTGGTGGTTCTGCTGAAGCAGCTGCTGAGTTCTGCAGTGCAGGACATGGGCTGTGTACGAAGCCGGCGGCGGGTGGAGACACTGCGCAGCGGCGGATGCCTGGATCCCGCCCTTCTACTGGCTGCCGGCCTCTCAATGTCCATTTGTGGGGCCACGCTGATGGGACTCAGTAGACCAGACATGCTGGTGACTGCAGTGGTCCTCCTGGCCTGCGGGGGCGCTGTGACACTGGGTGTGGCCTTGTATTGTGCAGTCGCGTTCATACGAaaacagagagagcgagggaggcaGAGGAGGAGCAGAGGGAGGCGGAGGAGGGTCTACACCATCACTGGACAGAACAGCCAGCCATGGAGAGACTCCGCCTCCAGCCAGGCTAGCCTcatatga
- the LOC114775302 gene encoding LOW QUALITY PROTEIN: cilia- and flagella-associated protein 57-like (The sequence of the model RefSeq protein was modified relative to this genomic sequence to represent the inferred CDS: inserted 1 base in 1 codon; deleted 2 bases in 1 codon): MTFLQEREHLRWPVQAVAWSADDSRLVSCGLDGAVYEWSASTGRRESESVLKSCSYTGVAVSRDARSIFAVGTDSALREIQDCEIVQELLADDVTFTAIAMSGSGRVLFTGTSTGAVRAIGYPLPLQKDWFEYHAHSAAISKMVVTFDDQFLLTASEDGCLLIWKISGQKRDSETSYAEEVLVTKSDLEEKTQVMLELKTRVEELKMENEYQLRLKDMNYSDKIKELTEKFIQQVESLKAESQVEYPKKEKQKETHEKTLEDLEERHSREQQDFESTHNQKLLLEYERYEELRLKSQRMQEDYEHRLQQAEEAGQRALEDITVSYEDRLQEKVVELDQCQEESCRQVQEFEQMKLLLEEDGDQEIHSIRLRYEKMLQEEKRPNARLKADSGIMKKKCISLQTDVKERNTEILRLKEEQQKLEGVIRSLEKDVLRLKRDIQERDETIQSKEKRIYDLKRKKEELEKFKXVLDYKIEELKKQIEPRENEMKEMKEQIQEMESEAEEFHKKNTQLEINLAEMKHKLKATDKEMHKEMQKVKKVEALVHRFKTDLHQCVGFIQEPKKLKDSVRELYERYVQQSDVAEIVGVDADIQREHGRQKELLERNVASLKKKLAKDSEVHRVNKVKIMKENVTPD; this comes from the exons ATGACCTTTCTACAGGAACGTGAACACCTCCGATGGCCA GTCCAGGCCGTGGCGTGGAGCGCGGACGACAGCCGGCTGGTTTCGTGCGGCCTGGACGGCGCCGTGTACGAGTGGAGCGCGTCGACTGGCCGCCGCGAGTCGGAGAGCGTGCTGAAGTCCTGCAGCTACACCGGCGTGGCCGTTTCCCGCGACGCCAGAAGCATCTTCGCGGTGGGAACAGACTCCGCCCTCAGAGAGATTCAGGACTGTGAG ATTGTCCAGGAGCTGCTGGCAGATGATGTGACATTCACGGCCATCGCCATGTCAGGGTCGGGTCGAGTCCTCTTTACCGGCACGTCCACCGGCGCCGTCAGGGCCATCGGATATCCCTTGCCCCTCCAGAAAGACTGGTTCGAGTACCACGCCCATTCTGCTGCCATTTCCAAG ATGGTCGTCACTTTTGATGATCAGTTCCTGCTGACTGCATCTGAGGATGGCTGCCTGCTAATATGGAAAATCTCTGGCCAGAAGAGGGATTCAGAAACCAGCTATGCTGAGGAGGTCCTGGTTACCAAGTCTGACCTTGAGGAGAAG ACTCAGGTCATGTTGGAGCTGAAAACTCGAGTGGAGGAGCTAAAGATGGAGAACGAGTACCAGCTGCGCTTGAAAGACATGAACTACAGTGACAAGATCAAGGAACTGACTGAGAAGTTCATCCAGCAGGTGGAGTCTCTGAAGGCTGAGAGCCAGGTGGAGTACCCT aaaaaagaaaagcagaaggAGACCCATGAGAAGACTCTGGAAGATCTGGAGGAGAGACATTCCAGAGAGCAGCAAGACTTTG AATCGACTCATAAccagaagctgctgctggagtaTGAACGGTACGAGGAGCTCCGGCTGAAGTCTCAGCGGATGCAGGAGGACTACGAGCATCGGCTGCAGCAGGCGGAAGAGGCTGGGCAGCGGGCGCTGGAGGACATCACCGTGTCCTACGAGGACAGGCTGCAGGAGAAGGTCGTGGAGCTTGACCAG TGTCAGGAAGAGTCGTGCAGACAAGTGCAAGAGTTTGAGCAAatgaagctgctgctggaagAAGATGGAGATCAGGAGATCCACAGTATCCGTCTCAGATACGAGAAAAtgctgcaggaggag aaGAGACCAAATGCACGCCTGAAGGCCGACTCAGGCATAATGAAGAAGAAG TGCATCAGCTTGCAGACAGACGTAAAGGAGCGGAACACAGAGATCCTCAGGCTGaaggaggagcagcagaagcTGGAGGGGGTCATCAGATCGCTGGAGAAGGACGTTCTCAGGCTGAAGAGGGACATCCAGGAGCGAGACGAGACCATTCAGTCCAAG GAAAAGAGAATCTATGACCTGAAGAGGAAAAAGGAGGAACTGGAGAAATTCA TTGTCTTGGACTACAAAATCGAAGAACTGAAGAAGCAGATTGAGCCGAGGGAGAACGAGATGAAAGAGATGAAGGAGCAGATCCAAGAG ATGGAAAGTGAAGCGGAGGAGTTCCACAAGAAGAACACACAGCTGGAGATAAACCTGGCTGAGATGAAACACAAGCTGAAGGCCACAGATAAGGAGATGCACAAGGAGATGCAGAAG GTAAAAAAGGTGGAGGCCCTGGTGCACCGCTTTAAGACGGACCTGCATCAGTGCGTGGGCTTCATCcaggagcccaagaagctgaaGGACAGCGTGCGAGAACTTTACGAGCGCTACGTCCAGCAGAGCGATGTG GCTGAAATCGTGGGCGTGGACGCGGACATCCAACGGGAGCACGGTCGGCAGAAGGAGCTGCTGGAGAGGAACGTGGCCTCGCTCAAGAAGAAGCTGGCCAAAGACAGCGAGGTCCACCGAGTCAACAAAGTCAAGATCatgaag GAGAACGTTACCCCTGATTAA
- the LOC114775306 gene encoding KN motif and ankyrin repeat domain-containing protein 3-like, translated as MRLIQVQALTVVFQHWFHLAAEEDSSAQCVELYLKQVKATTPTLLYFLVNMVDDEGNTALHYSMSHGNFSVSQVLLDSGPESPEKQGVVLQLLSLGDVNARLAPAGQTALHLAVRRGREDMVRLLLSAGADCNAQDQSESTALMNACELGCCDIITALLERPDCDVTLTDRDGRSALSIALQAPHPDAASLLRTHMTSRDLASFSHHK; from the exons ATGAGGTTGATTCAG GTCCAGGCTCTAACAGTGGTTTTCCAGCACTGGTTCCACTTGGCTGCTGAGGAAGACTCAAGCGCCCAGTGTGTGGAGTTGTACCTGAAGCAGGTGAAGGCCACCACACCCACCCTGCTCTACTTCCTGGTGAACATGGTGGATGACGAAGGCAACACGGCTCTCCACTACAGCATGTCTCATGGCAACTTCAGCGTCAGCCAGGTCCTCCTGGACTCAG GGCCAGAGTCTCCTGAGAAGCAGGGGGtggtcctgcagctgctgagtCTTGGAGATGTTAACGCTCGCCTAGCCCCG GCGGGACAGACGGCTCTTCACCTGGCTGTGAGGCGCGGCCGAGAGGACATGGTGCGCCTCCTGCTGTCTGCGGGCGCAGACTGCAACGCCCAGGACCAATCAGAATCCACCGCGCTCATGAACGCCTGTGAGCTCGGCTGCTGTGACATCATCACCGCCCTGCTGGAGCGCCCTGACTGCGACGTCACCCTCACTGATCGG GACGGACGCAGCGCCCTGTCCATCGCCCTCCAGGCTCCACACCCTGATGCGGCCTCACTGCTCAGAACCCACATGACCTCCAGGGACCTGGCTTCTTTCTCTCATCAcaaatga